In Catenulispora sp. MAP5-51, the genomic stretch CTTCGCGGCCGCGTCCAGGTTCGGGTAGGTGCCGTTGAGCAGGTTGGCCGGGCGGTAGACCAGGCTGCCGAGGTGGGCGTTGATCAGGGCGTCCAGCTGCGACGGGCCCAGGCCGTAGTCGGCCTCGAAGCCCTGCTTCATCTCCAGCTTGATGTACAGCGGGCCGGTGGTGGTGTGCGAGGCCAGCCAGTACTTGACGTCGTCCAGGCAGGAGCCGAGGTCCTTGTTGGCCGAGCCGGTGTAGATGTCGGCGGGCTTGGAGGCGTCGACGCAGTTGTTGTTGTTCCCCAGCGGGTTGCTGTGGCTGACCTTCCACTCGTTCGTGAAGATGTCGGTCCAGGTGTCCAGCTCGATCATCGAGGTCCCGGCGTCCAGCGCGTTGGCCAGGTGCGGGAACTCGGCCCCGTCGTCGTACGTGTTGTGCAGGCCGACCACGGTGCTGTGGGACAGCGGGGCCGAACCGGTGTCCGCGGCCGCCGGCGCGATGGTGGCGGCCAGGGCGAGCACGGCGGCGCCGAGCGTCGCGGCGCCGGCCGTGAACCGACGGAGCCAGGGTGCTGTCATGGGTGGGTACCTCCTGGGTGGCGATCGCCGGAGCGTGGGGTTTGCTCCGCGGTGGAGGTTAGCCGCGATATCAGGAGGAAGACAGAGCCCTCAGATGAACCGTGTGTGACCGGTTGGATCACTGTGCGTCCGGTGGTTGAAGTTTCACAGAACTCTGATACCGAGGCCCTGCCGCCGGAGCGCGAGAATTTCGTTATCATGCGCTTCGGGGACCGCGATCATGGGGCGGTCCGGCGCCGTCCGTGATGCGCGCCAGGCGACGAAAGGGTGGGCGATGACGAGCGAGGTCCGGTCCGGGCAGGCGCCGAACGATGACGACTACCCCGCGGTGGACCTGCGGATGGACGTGCCGCACTCGGCGCGTGTCTACGACTACCTGATCGGCGGCAAGACCAACTTCGAGGCCGACCGGATCGCCGCGAAGGCCTCGGTGGAGGCCTGGCCGGCGCTGCCCGTCTCGATGCGGACCACCCGCGACTTCATGCAGCGCGCGGTGCGCCACCTCACCGAGCAGTACGGCGTCCGGCAGTTCCTGGACATCGGCACCGGCATCCCCACCTCGCCGAACGTTCACGAGATCGCCCAGGCAATCGCCCCGGACACGCGCGTGGCCTACGTCGACAACGACCCGATCGTGCTGACCCACGCCAGGGCTCTGATGTCCAGCACCGCCGAGGGTCGCACCTGCTATGTCGACGCCGACTTCCGCGACCCCGAATCGATCATCGACAACCCCCGGCTGCGCGACGTCCTGGACTTCTCCCAGCCGGTGGCGCTGTCGCTGATCGCGATCGTGCACTTCGTGCTGGACTCCGACGACCCGCAGGGCAGAGTGCGCCGCTTCATGGACGCGCTGGCCCCCGGCAGCTTCCTGGCGCTGACGGTGTTCACCGGCGACACCGACCCGGTCGGCGTGGGCGGCGTGAGCCGGGAGTACAACGCCCGCGGGATCCCGCTGCAGGTGCGCGACAAGGGCGAGACCGAGGCTTTCTTCGAGGGCTTCGAGCTGCTCGACCCCGGCGTCGCGCTGGTGCACCACTGGCGGCCGGACGCCGACGCCGCGCCGATCCGCGACCAGGACATCGCGATGTACGCGGGCGTCGCGATCAAGCGTTAATCAAGTGCAGCCGGGCGCGCGCAGCGGTAGCCTGCGCGCGTCGGAACACCAAGCCGACGGAACACAGCCCACGGAACGGATGGAGACGGACATGGCCGCCACGGGACGCCCCGGACCCTTGTTCGCCGAATCCGCCCGGAGGGCATCCCTTGCTGTTCCGTTTGTTGGAGAACTCTGCTGACCCCTTCCGCCCCGACGACCGCGGCCACGCCCCCGGCACCCCGCCCGCGACGGTCCGGCGGTTCCTGACCCGAGAGTTCCGGCCACTGCGCGCGGTCGTCCTGCTCGCGCTGGCCACGACGATCGCCGCCGCCGCGATCGAGGTCTGGCTCATCGGGTACGCCGGCCGCCTGGTCGATCTGCTCGCCACGGCCGATCGCGACCGGTTCTGGGCCGAGCACGGCCGCGGACTGCTGGTGGCCGCGGTGCTGGTCCTGATCGTCCGGCCGCTGCTGCACGTCTGCGGCGAGGGCCTGGACGACATCGCCTTCCGCGTCAACGCCCAGTCGCTGGCCCGCTGGCGGCTGCACCGCTACGTCTCGCGCCAGTCCGTGGGCTGGTTCCGCGACGAGCTCGCCGGCCGGATCGCCACCTGGGTCCGCGACGGCGGCACGGCCGCGGCCACCGCCTCCTACGCCGTCATCCACACGCTGGTCGCGGTGGTGGTCTACATCGCCGGGTCGGTGTGGCTGGTCGCGGCGATCGACCCGCGGCTGGTGGTCCCGCTGGCGGCCTGGATCGTGCTGTACTCGGCGCTGCTGGTGTGGCTCGTCCCGCGCTACCGGGCCGCCCACGAGCGCATGCAGGAGACCGAGTCCGAGCTCACCGGGCTGCTCGTCGACACCTACGCCAACGCCGACATCCTCGCGCTGTTCCCGGACCGCGAGGCCGGCGACCGGCGGGTCTTCGCCGCCGCGCGCCGTTCGTATCTGGGCGTGCAGCGCGTCGAGGTGACCATCAACGCCAGCATGACGGCCCTCGGCGGCGGGCTGCTCGTGGGCCTGATCGGCTACGGCATCGTGCTCTGGCACGCCGGCGCGGCGCCGATCGGGCTGGTGGCGGCGGCCGCGGCGCTGAGCCTGCGCATCACGTCGATGGGGGAGTGGCTGCTCGACGCGCTCTCGGACATGTTCGGCGCGCTCGGGCAGCTGGACCGGTCGCTGCGCACCGTCGCGCAGCCGCTGGCCGTCGAGGACTCCCCGACGGCGGTCATCCTCCCGCCGGCCAAGGGGCGCATCCGGTTCCAGGACGTCAGCCACCACTACGGACGCGGCGCGGGCGGCCTGGACCGCCTCAGCCTGGACGTCGCCGCCGGCGAACGCGTCGGCCTGGTCGGCCGCTCCGGGGCGGGCAAGTCGACGGTCGTCAGCCTGCTGCTGCGCTTCTACGAGGCCGAGTCCGGCACGATCCGGATCGACGACCACCGCGTCACCGACGTCACCCAGGACAGCCTGCGCCGCCAGTTCGCCGTCGTGGCGCAGGAGGCGACGCTGCTGCACCGCTCGGTGCGTGAGAACATCGCCGGCGGCATCGCCTCCGACGACGAGGCGGTCGAGGCGGCGGCCCGCCGCGCGGCCGCCGACGAGTTCATCAGGACCCTGCGGGACGCGCAGGGCCGCCGGGGCTATGACGCACTGGTCGGCGAGCGCGGCATCCGGCTGTCCGGAGGCCAGCGCCAGCGCGTCGCCCTGGCCCGGGCCCTGCACCGGGACGCGCCGATCCTGGTCCTGGACGAGGCCACCTCGGCGCTCGACTCCGAGGTCGAGGCGGCCATCCAGGAGACCCTCGAGGAGGTGATGGAGGGCCGGACCGTCATCGCGATCGCGCACCGGCTGTCGACGATCGCGCGCATGGACCGGATCGTGGTGCTCGACGAAGGCCGGATCGCCGAGCAGGGCACGCACGAGGCGCTGCTCGCGCGCGATGGCCTGTATGCCGCGCTGTGGTCGCGGCAGTCCGGCGGGTTCCTGTAAGGCGCGCTCAGGCCTCGAACCGCGGTGCTGCCTCGTTCAGCACCGCGGCCGTGGGCGTGACCGCCCACGCCGCGGCCAGCTCCTCGGTCAGCGTCTTCATCAGGGCCTCGACATTCTCGGCCGCTGATTCGTGCAGCGCCTCGGCGACGATGAGGACCCGGGAGGTCTCCGGCCGGACGGCCGACAGTCCGCTCTGCCGGTTGGTCCAGCGGCGCGCGTGCGACCGGCCGGCGGCGTCGGCGAAGATCACCTCGCCGGGCTCCGGGTTCTCGGTCGTGCCGCTGAAGGTGTGGTACGACTCGTCGCCGCGGGCGTGCCGGACCTCCAGGTCCCCGGAGATCCGGCCCAGGTCCAGGGCGGCGACCGGGATGGCGAAGGCCACCGAGACCGCGTTGCACAGGTCGATCAGGGGATGGATGCGGGGCAGCTCGCCCTCCTTGCGCAGGCGGCGCAGCAGGGCCTCGGAGGCGCAGCGGTACTGCGTGGGCTTCAGGCCCATCGCTGAGAACGCCTGGCGCCAGGCCTTGATCTCGGGCAGATCCGATTCGGTGCCGCCGGCCAGGCGGGTGTTCGCGATCGCCGTGAAGCGGGCGACCTGCTCGGTGACGTCGGGGGCAGCGGTGATGCCGGAGGCGGTGATCGCCGCGGCGGCCAGGCCGGGGAACTCGGACCGGATGGCGTCGGCGTGCTGGAAGTACATGGGCACAGCTTTACCGGACTGGTCATCGCGGCGAACAGGACCAATCCGGTTCGCGAAGTGTGGACCAACCCCCGCTTGAGGGTCTGGCCTGTTCAGCCGCGATCGTTGAGAATGCTTCAGGTTTGCCCACCCCACAGGCATCCACAGCACGGCATGCACAGCACGGCATCCACAGCACCGCACCCCACCGCACCCACCACTAGGAGGCCCCATCGTGGCGCCCGTTTCCCGCCGCACCTTCCTCGGCTCCGCCGCCGCCCTCGGCGCGACCCTCGGCCTGGAGGCCCTCCCCGGTTCGATGTCTCAGGCCTCTGCCACCGGCACGGGGACGATCCGCGACGTCAAGCACGTCGTGGTGCTGATGCAGGAGAACCGCAGCTTCGACCACTACTTCGGGAGCCTGTCGGGGGTGCGCGGGTTCGCCGACCGCGCGACGGTGCAGCTCGCCGGCGGCTACTCGGTGTTCAACCAGCCGAACGGCTCCGGGCGGCAGTACCCGTGGCAGCTGTCGGACACCAACACCTGGTGGTTCGGGACCAGCAAGGAAGACCTCGCGCAGTGCGACGGGTCGCTGGACCACAGCTGGTCCACGCAGCATTCGGCGTGGAACACCGGCAAGATGGACAACTGGATCTCGGCCAAGGGCTCCAACCGGACCATGGGCTTCCTCAACCGGTCGGACATCCCCTTCCACTACGCCCTCGCTGACGCGTACACCGTCTGCGACGCCTACCACTGCTCGATCCTGTCGGCGACCGGCCCGAACCGCACCTACCTGTGGTCCGGCGAGATCGACCCGAACGGCACGGCCGGCGGGCCGGCGTACGACGGCGGCTCGGAGTCGAACCTGAGCTGGCAGACCTACGCCGAGACGCTGCAGAACGCCGGGGTGTCCTGGCGGGTGTACCAGAACGCGAGCGACAACTTCGGCGACAACGCGCTGGCCTACTTCAAGCAGTTCACGGGCGCCTCCACCTCCAGCCCGCTCTACCAGCGCGGCATGTCCTCGGTGCCCTCCACCGGCTCGACCCCGGACGACATCGCCGCGGCGATCAAGGCCGACGTGCTCGGCGGCACGCTGCCGCAGGTGTCGTGGGTGGTGGCCAGCCAGGCGTTCTCCGAGCACCCCGACGCGCCGCCGAACGACGGCGCGCACTTCGTGAACCTGATCATCCAGGCCCTGGCCGCGGACCCGGCGACCTTCAACAGCACCGCGCTGTTCCTCAACTATGACGAGAACGACGGCTTCTTCGACCACGTCCCGCCGCCGGTCGCGCCGTCCGGCACCGCGAACGAGAGCACGCAGGGCGCCCCGATCGGGCTGGGCTTCCGCGTCCCGATGGTCGTGGTCTCCCCGTGGACCCGCGGCGGCTGGGTCGACTCCCAGGTCTACGACCACACCTCGGTGATCCGCTTCCTGGAGACCTGGACCGCGGCCCTGGGCACCCCGGCGAACTGCCCGAACATCAGCGCCTGGCGCCGCCAGGTCTGCGGCGACCTCACCGGCGCCTTCGACTTCGCCAACCCGGTCAGCGGCCTGCCGAGCCTGCCGGCCACCAGCACGGTGATCGGGCAGTCGTTCTGCAACGCGCAGACCAACCCGGCCCCGGCGAACAACGCGCTGCCGGCGCAGGAGAGCGGCACCCGGCCGGCGCGGGCGCTGCCCTACCAGCCGAACGCGTGGGTGGACCACCTCGAGTACGACGCCAACGGGCAGATCCTGATCTGGCTGGAGATGGCGAACCAGGGCGCGCAGGCCACCGCCGCCGCGCACTTCTCGGCGTACGCGAACGCCTACCGCACCGGCGGGCCCTGGCAGTACACGGTCAACGCCTACAGCAACGGCACCGACGGCAGCGTCAAGGACTTCTTCAACATCGGGACCAACTACGGCAACGGCCAGTACGACCTGACCGTCGTCGGCCCGAACCGCTTCCTGCGGCGCTTCGCCGGCAACGCCAACGGCAGCGGCGCGACCGCCGAGGCCAGCACGTACTACGCGCCGGCGCCGAACACCGGGCAGCAGGCGGTGTGGTTCTCGATGAAGAACACCGGGACCAGCACGGTGACGTTCACCATCACCTCGACCAACTACCGGACCGACGGCCCGTGGACGTACCAGGTGGCGGCCGGGGCGACGGTCACCGACTACTTCAACGCGGTCGCGTACAACCACGGCTGGTACGACTTCACGGTCACGGTGAGCTCGGACTCGGCGTGGAGCCGCCGGGCGACCGGGCACATCGAGACCGGGGCGGTGAGCATCACCGGCTGAGCATCACCGGATAAGCACACAAGCGGGCGCCCGGACCCCTGTGGGTCCGGGCGCTTCCGTGCGCCTTCGTGTGTCGATCACGGAGATGTCGCCGTTGTCGCAGGAGGCCCACAGCCGGCTGCCGTCCGGGCTGATGGCTGCCTCCGTGGGATCCGTGCCGCAGACCCCGATGGTGTGCGTGACCGTGTTGGTGGCAGCGTCGATCACGGCGACCTGTCCGTCTTCGCGGAACTCGCCGTTGGTGACGACGTAGGCGGTGCGCTTGTCCGGGCTCGCCACGACGGCGACCGGGCTGGTCGGCATGGGGATCGAGCCGACGACCGTGTTGGTCGCCACGTCGATGACGTGTACCTGGCCCGGGTGGAAGCCGTCTTCGTGGTCCACCACATAGGCCAGGTCCACGGCGGTCGCGGCGGGGGCGGCGTGCGCCGGCACCGCCGCCACGGTGCCGGCGACCACTCCCGCGGCGACCAGCGCGATCGCGGTCGCTGTCGACGCCGATCGACGCCAGGCGTGTCTGAGTTTGGGCAGCACTTTGAGATTCCCCTCCCGAAGTCGGGCGCCGCTCCCGGCGCTCCGTACCCGAGATATTCCACCCGGTATGGCAGGGTTCGGGAAGGAGCTCGCGCGCCAAGTTCATCAGAGTTCGAAGATTCTTGTGATCTTCGCAGGAGGAGTCATGCACCGCACCACATCAGGGCTCGCCGCCGCCGGGACGGCGGTCGTGCTGTCCGTCGCGCTGGGGGCCGCCGCGAAGGCCGCCCCCATTTCCAGTCCCACTCCCAGCCCTGGCCCCGGGTACCAGCACCACCACTTCAGTGCCGCCGTGAGCCGGGTCGGGGCCGCCACGACGCTCCCGGAGCGGGTCAAGCGCGTCGAACAGGCGCTGCAGTCGACGTCCCCGCAGCTCCAGCGGGCCTACGACGTCGCGCCCCTGTACGCGAACCACATCGACGGCACCGGCCTGACGATCGCCACGCTGGTGGCGTTCGGCGACAAGAACGCCAAGGGCTACCTCGACCAGTACGACGCCGACAACGGCCTGCCGGCGGCGAACCTGCAGACCATCGCGCCGGTCGGCGCGGTCCCCGGGTGCGGCGACCCGGGCGTCGACACCGGCGACTGCCGGGGCTGGGGCGGCGAGACCGACCTCGACATCGCGATGATCCACACCCTCGCCCCCGGCGCGAAGATCCTGATCATCGCCACGCCGGTGAGCGAGACCGAGGGCGTCACCGGGTTCCCGGAGATGATGTCCGCGATGGACTACACGGTGTCCCACCACCTCGCCGACGTCATCTCGATGAGCATGGGCACCCCCGAGGACGACTTCGCGAGCTCGGCGCAGCTGCACGGCCTGGACAGCCACTTCCAGAACGCCACCGACCACGGGGTGACGGTCCTGGCCTCCTCCGGCGACGACGGCGCCGACGGTATGAAGCTGGACGGCACCACGCCGTGGGGCAAGCGCGTGGTGTCCTTCCCCGCCGACGAGTCCTCCGTCACCGCGGTCGGCGGCACGGTCCTGTCGCTGAACGACACCGGCAGCCGCACCGCGCCGGACACCCTGTGGCGCGAATCCGGCGGCGGCGTCTCGCACGAGTTCGGGGTCCCGGCCTGGCAGCGGAACACCGCCGGCGCGACCGGCGCCGCGGGCCGCGCGCTGCCGGACATCACGATGGAGGGCACCTCGGGCACGTCGGAGTCCTCGCCGCTGATGGCCGCGCTCGTCGGGCTGGCCGACCAGTCCGCGGGCCGCGACCTGGGGCTGATCAACCCGGCGCTGTACGCGCTCGGGCCGAACGGGAAGCGGTCGGGGATCGTGGACGTGACCGGCGGGTGCAACTCGACGGCGGCCGTCACGGGATTCTGCGCCGGCGCCGGGTACGACATCGCCTCGGGCTGGGGCACGATCGACGCCGCGAGGTTCGTACCGGCGCTCGTCGCCGCCTCAACGCCTGGCGGCAGCACGCGGATCGACGTCGGGGCGCAGGGGCCCGGACACATCAGCGTGACGGCGAAGCAGCAGTGAGCTGATCTGCGCGGGTGGGACACCGCATCAGGGCGCCCCGGAGCTGCGGTTTCGGGGCGCTCGGCCGTTCCGGCGCCGGGGTGCGGACGGCCCCGGCCGTCACCGGGCCGTGACAGCTCGGCACCGGCCCGACCGGCCGTCTGGCACAATTCCTCCTGTGATCCAGGCCGGTGCGCAGACGACGCGCGATCTCCGT encodes the following:
- a CDS encoding phosphatidylinositol-specific phospholipase C domain-containing protein; its protein translation is MTAPWLRRFTAGAATLGAAVLALAATIAPAAADTGSAPLSHSTVVGLHNTYDDGAEFPHLANALDAGTSMIELDTWTDIFTNEWKVSHSNPLGNNNNCVDASKPADIYTGSANKDLGSCLDDVKYWLASHTTTGPLYIKLEMKQGFEADYGLGPSQLDALINAHLGSLVYRPANLLNGTYPNLDAAAKADAWPSRSALAGKVILYVIPGTVELANPFDTLHTDVEYGTYLKNLAASGNVSQAAVFPCVLGAQTGDPRSQYSDTSIRPWFVVFDGDANTFVTTVDTSWYDTNHYLLIMTDAQNVAPTLSDTAPSQSDAQARVALLASKHATVVSTDWTGLPAVLSEVLPRG
- a CDS encoding phosphocholine-specific phospholipase C, yielding MAPVSRRTFLGSAAALGATLGLEALPGSMSQASATGTGTIRDVKHVVVLMQENRSFDHYFGSLSGVRGFADRATVQLAGGYSVFNQPNGSGRQYPWQLSDTNTWWFGTSKEDLAQCDGSLDHSWSTQHSAWNTGKMDNWISAKGSNRTMGFLNRSDIPFHYALADAYTVCDAYHCSILSATGPNRTYLWSGEIDPNGTAGGPAYDGGSESNLSWQTYAETLQNAGVSWRVYQNASDNFGDNALAYFKQFTGASTSSPLYQRGMSSVPSTGSTPDDIAAAIKADVLGGTLPQVSWVVASQAFSEHPDAPPNDGAHFVNLIIQALAADPATFNSTALFLNYDENDGFFDHVPPPVAPSGTANESTQGAPIGLGFRVPMVVVSPWTRGGWVDSQVYDHTSVIRFLETWTAALGTPANCPNISAWRRQVCGDLTGAFDFANPVSGLPSLPATSTVIGQSFCNAQTNPAPANNALPAQESGTRPARALPYQPNAWVDHLEYDANGQILIWLEMANQGAQATAAAHFSAYANAYRTGGPWQYTVNAYSNGTDGSVKDFFNIGTNYGNGQYDLTVVGPNRFLRRFAGNANGSGATAEASTYYAPAPNTGQQAVWFSMKNTGTSTVTFTITSTNYRTDGPWTYQVAAGATVTDYFNAVAYNHGWYDFTVTVSSDSAWSRRATGHIETGAVSITG
- a CDS encoding B3/4 domain-containing protein; translation: MYFQHADAIRSEFPGLAAAAITASGITAAPDVTEQVARFTAIANTRLAGGTESDLPEIKAWRQAFSAMGLKPTQYRCASEALLRRLRKEGELPRIHPLIDLCNAVSVAFAIPVAALDLGRISGDLEVRHARGDESYHTFSGTTENPEPGEVIFADAAGRSHARRWTNRQSGLSAVRPETSRVLIVAEALHESAAENVEALMKTLTEELAAAWAVTPTAAVLNEAAPRFEA
- a CDS encoding YncE family protein, yielding MLPKLRHAWRRSASTATAIALVAAGVVAGTVAAVPAHAAPAATAVDLAYVVDHEDGFHPGQVHVIDVATNTVVGSIPMPTSPVAVVASPDKRTAYVVTNGEFREDGQVAVIDAATNTVTHTIGVCGTDPTEAAISPDGSRLWASCDNGDISVIDTRRRTEAPGPTGVRAPACVLIR
- a CDS encoding ABC transporter ATP-binding protein, whose amino-acid sequence is MFRLLENSADPFRPDDRGHAPGTPPATVRRFLTREFRPLRAVVLLALATTIAAAAIEVWLIGYAGRLVDLLATADRDRFWAEHGRGLLVAAVLVLIVRPLLHVCGEGLDDIAFRVNAQSLARWRLHRYVSRQSVGWFRDELAGRIATWVRDGGTAAATASYAVIHTLVAVVVYIAGSVWLVAAIDPRLVVPLAAWIVLYSALLVWLVPRYRAAHERMQETESELTGLLVDTYANADILALFPDREAGDRRVFAAARRSYLGVQRVEVTINASMTALGGGLLVGLIGYGIVLWHAGAAPIGLVAAAAALSLRITSMGEWLLDALSDMFGALGQLDRSLRTVAQPLAVEDSPTAVILPPAKGRIRFQDVSHHYGRGAGGLDRLSLDVAAGERVGLVGRSGAGKSTVVSLLLRFYEAESGTIRIDDHRVTDVTQDSLRRQFAVVAQEATLLHRSVRENIAGGIASDDEAVEAAARRAAADEFIRTLRDAQGRRGYDALVGERGIRLSGGQRQRVALARALHRDAPILVLDEATSALDSEVEAAIQETLEEVMEGRTVIAIAHRLSTIARMDRIVVLDEGRIAEQGTHEALLARDGLYAALWSRQSGGFL
- a CDS encoding SAM-dependent methyltransferase, with amino-acid sequence MTSEVRSGQAPNDDDYPAVDLRMDVPHSARVYDYLIGGKTNFEADRIAAKASVEAWPALPVSMRTTRDFMQRAVRHLTEQYGVRQFLDIGTGIPTSPNVHEIAQAIAPDTRVAYVDNDPIVLTHARALMSSTAEGRTCYVDADFRDPESIIDNPRLRDVLDFSQPVALSLIAIVHFVLDSDDPQGRVRRFMDALAPGSFLALTVFTGDTDPVGVGGVSREYNARGIPLQVRDKGETEAFFEGFELLDPGVALVHHWRPDADAAPIRDQDIAMYAGVAIKR
- a CDS encoding S8 family serine peptidase, translating into MHRTTSGLAAAGTAVVLSVALGAAAKAAPISSPTPSPGPGYQHHHFSAAVSRVGAATTLPERVKRVEQALQSTSPQLQRAYDVAPLYANHIDGTGLTIATLVAFGDKNAKGYLDQYDADNGLPAANLQTIAPVGAVPGCGDPGVDTGDCRGWGGETDLDIAMIHTLAPGAKILIIATPVSETEGVTGFPEMMSAMDYTVSHHLADVISMSMGTPEDDFASSAQLHGLDSHFQNATDHGVTVLASSGDDGADGMKLDGTTPWGKRVVSFPADESSVTAVGGTVLSLNDTGSRTAPDTLWRESGGGVSHEFGVPAWQRNTAGATGAAGRALPDITMEGTSGTSESSPLMAALVGLADQSAGRDLGLINPALYALGPNGKRSGIVDVTGGCNSTAAVTGFCAGAGYDIASGWGTIDAARFVPALVAASTPGGSTRIDVGAQGPGHISVTAKQQ